In the genome of Physeter macrocephalus isolate SW-GA chromosome 20, ASM283717v5, whole genome shotgun sequence, one region contains:
- the SMNDC1 gene encoding survival of motor neuron-related-splicing factor 30 — MSEDLAKQLASYKAQLQQVEAALSGNGENEDLLKLKKDLQEVIELTKDLLSTQPSETLASSDNFASTQPTHSWKVGDKCMAIWSEDGQCYEAEIEEIDEENGTAAITFAGYGNAEVTPLLNLKPVEEGRKAKEDSGNKPMSKKEMIAQQREYKKKKALKKAQRIKELEQEREDQKVKWQQFNNRAYSKNKKGQVKRSIFASPESVTGKVGVGTCGIADKPMTQYQDTSKYNVRHLMPQ, encoded by the exons atgTCAGAGGATCTAGCAAAGCAACTGGCAAGCTACAAAGCTCAACTCCAGCAAGTTGAAGCTGCACTCTCTGGAAATGGAGAAAACGAAGATTtgctaaaattaaagaaagatttGCAA gaagtTATAGAACTAACCAAAGACCTTCTGTCAACTCAACCTTCTGAAACGTTGGCAAGTTCAGACAATTTTGCTTCTACTCAGCCCACTCATTCATGGAAAGTAGGAGACAAGTGTATGGCAATCTGGAGTGAAGATGGACA GTGTTATGAAGCGGAGATTGAGGAGATAGATGAAGAAAACGGCACTGCTGCAATCACTTTTGCTGGCTATGGCAATGCTGAAGTGACTCCACTGTTGAACCTCAAGCCtgtagaagaaggaaggaaggcaaaggAGGACAGTGGCAACAAACCCATGTCAAA AAAAGAAATGATTGCCCAGCAGCgtgaatataaaaagaagaaagctttgAAAAAAGCACAGAGAATAAAAGAACTTGAACAAGAAAGAGAGGACCAGAAGGTGAAATGGCAGCAGTTCAACAACAGAGCctattctaaaaacaaaaaaggccag GTAAAGAGGAGTATTTTTGCTTCACCTGAGAGTGTAACTGGCAAAGTTGGAGTAGGAACTTGTGGAATTGCTGATAAACCTATGACACAGTATCAAGATACCTCTAAATACAATGTTAGGCATTTGATGCCTCAATAA